One window of the Chanos chanos chromosome 11, fChaCha1.1, whole genome shotgun sequence genome contains the following:
- the LOC115823782 gene encoding lectin-like, with translation MKFVAVLLVLTLQLGSNYSLINGTDVDPDDAELLMDSKLDVKRCCPCGWYKLGRFCVRYFSRPLSFPDAEFHCRRAYRGGHLVSVHSPSQNRRLLHIVKRCAGRNPRFWIGGFELFKSRHFIWTDGSSWCYNNWVPGEPTFGGGKEACVEVNWHTIGKWNDHTCYTKKSYVCAFRRH, from the exons ATGAAGTTTGTCGCTGTCCTCTTGGTGTTGACTCTTCAGCTTGGGAGTAACTACTCCTTGATCAATGGGACAG ATGTCGATCCTGACGATGCTGAGCTGTTGATGGACTCCAAGCTAGATGTCAAAAGGTGTTGTCCATGTGGCTGGTATAAACTGGGCCGCTTCTGTGTTAGATATTTCTCAAGGCCTCTCAGCTTTCCTGATGCTGAA TTTCACTGTAGGAGAGCATACCGTGGTGGTCACCTCGTCTCAGTGCATTCTCCGTCGCAGAACAGACGTTTGCTCCATATCGTGAAGAGGTGCGCCGGGAGAAACCCTCGCTTCTGGATCGGGGGGTTTGAGCTTTTCAAG TCTCGCCACTTTATCTGGACAGATGGCTCATCTTGGTGTTATAATAACTGGGTTCCAGGAGAGCCAACCTTCGGTGGGGGCAAGGAGGCATGCGTTGAGGTGAACTGGCACA caaTTGGGAAGTGGAATGACCACACATGCTACACCAAAAAGAGCTATGTTTGTGCCTTTAGACGTCATTGA